The following coding sequences are from one Musa acuminata AAA Group cultivar baxijiao chromosome BXJ2-4, Cavendish_Baxijiao_AAA, whole genome shotgun sequence window:
- the LOC135610704 gene encoding uncharacterized protein LOC135610704, whose amino-acid sequence MNNANTYSGSIRAAFSYCVQQVRSYDYHHYLCLLHLPPAMRKTAFALRAFNVETARAMDVASDPKIGLMRLLWWQDAIDKIFAKKNVEHPTAQALSSVISEHKISKHWLKRSVDARINDASKEGGVLPETIADLEQYAEDTTSTMLYMTLQAGGICSTSADHAASHIGKASGLLLLLKSLPYHASRQGRISYIPADVASRHGLLITAHGRSEIKMESGEALSDAVFEVASVASLHLQKARELAPAVPTEALPVLLPAVPAQVLLDTLRQRNFNVFDSRILGGVQGVSPLWYQLKLKWHAWRNKY is encoded by the coding sequence ATGAATAATGCCAACACTTATAGCGGTAGTATTCGAGCAGCCTTCTCTTACTGTGTGCAACAAGTACGTAGTTATGATTACCACCATTACCTTTGCCTGCTTCATCTTCCCCCAGCCATGCGCAAGACTGCCTTTGCTCTCCGTGCCTTTAATGTTGAAACTGCAAGGGCTATGGATGTTGCATCTGATCCCAAAATTGGCCTCATGCGCCTCCTTTGGTGGCAAGACGCAATTGACAAAATATTTGCGAAAAAGAATGTTGAACACCCAACGGCTCAAGCTCTCTCGTCAGTTATATCAGAGCATAAGATCAGCAAGCACTGGTTGAAACGCTCAGTAGATGCCAGAATAAATGATGCAAGCAAAGAAGGGGGTGTCCTTCCTGAAACTATAGCAGATTTGGAGCAGTATGCAGAGGACACTACGTCAACCATGCTATACATGACCCTACAAGCTGGTGGAATTTGCTCAACTTCGGCTGACCATGCAGCCTCACATATTGGCAAAGCGAGTGGACTGCTTTTGCTGCTCAAATCCCTGCCTTACCATGCGAGTCGCCAAGGTAGGATATCATATATTCCAGCTGATGTGGCTTCTAGGCATGGTTTGCTAATAACAGCCCACGGAAGGTCCGAGATTAAGATGGAGTCTGGTGAGGCACTTTCAGATGCTGTTTTTGAGGTGGCATCCGTTGCCAGTCTTCATTTGCAAAAAGCTCGGGAGTTGGCTCCAGCGGTTCCCACCGAGGCTCTTCCCGTGCTGCTCCCGGCGGTGCCTGCTCAGGTTCTTTTGGACACTTTAAGGCAGAGGAACTTCAATGTGTTCGATTCAAGGATTTTAGGTGGTGTCCAAGGCGTATCACCACTATGGTATCAGTTGAAGCTAAAGTGGCATGCCTGGAGGAACAAGTATTGA